One window from the genome of Paramisgurnus dabryanus chromosome 24, PD_genome_1.1, whole genome shotgun sequence encodes:
- the LOC135741039 gene encoding cytokine receptor common subunit beta-like isoform X2, translated as MLVMVTKFFMYPTTSPCLTLTVFLTSVTWTSTLTGCPRQINFTSESSALESLECRNDYRTHIRCSWKENPHIPLSLFHMDPDNKRVDPCVLTPDPSQNSTGHERVFCLYNTSLFAIGFDDVFFFHTPHSPAISRTFKLSKHNDTKWIFNRLDVISSPMYSSVAYVKSLLTADPIRHHDQQQTKVDINREAEEKREMKIHTGSTLKDKEDVNMIETEGSGMLFDRPTQMSDHELPGPSNFCCAYSDEKILSCSWDLTTDLTQYITYTLSYKTHSSALTEWRCVEKVEVMNTGSLLRMVGLIDIFEPGVLQVQLTPTPVTRVIRAYEHIQPSRPTGLSVDLREEDWILNWTLPKYRTIPLSSELQYWRILTPEDVKIIYLSDPVMVFSIPERSLMGSSEYRARVRCSVSTRRRSGQRYAGYPSDWTDPVTWTTQSESFAPRLVACLLYFLIAALSVAFSMLVFFILVVMQRRLRDWSASLPSPVHSKVSEHPQSDLLVSCRELKDPDITSVHIVDVQPQFSSIDSESATLADGSNHWSQTTVVHVGESSRLCTFGNVMGINLTQFDNALLTHAFSLSDAVLQCSEGYTQNPDTTQNALHLNAEMNDRYMNCLKPGLSSTQGKKTPVHPIQI; from the exons ATG CTGGTAATGGTAACCAAATTTTTCATGTATCCAACAACCTCTCCttgtttgactctgactgtattCCTGACCTCTGTTACGTGGACATCTACACTTACAGGATGTCCTCGACAGATCAACTTCACATCAG AATCCTCTGCTCTGGAGTCTTTGGAGTGTCGTAATGACTACCGTACTCATATCCGCTGTAGCTGGAAGGAAAATCCCCATATTCCCCTCTCTTTGTTTCACATGGACCCGGACAACAAAAG AGTTGATCCCTGTGTCCTGACTCCCGACCCTTCCCAGAATTCCACTGGGCATGAGAGAGTGTTTTGTCTTTATAACACATCTCTGTTTGCCATTGGCTTTGATGATGTGTTTTTCTTTCATACGCCACATTCTCCTGCCATCTCCAGAACCTTCAAACTCTCAAAACACA atGACACGAAGTGGATTTTTAACCGGCTGGACGTTATATCATCTCCCATGTATTCAAGCGTTGCTTATGTGAAGTCTCTTCTGACTGCCGACCCCATCAGACATCATGACCAACAACAAACA AAAGTAGACATTAATCGTGAAGCAGAAGAGAAGCGAGAGATGAAAATTCACACTGGATCAACATTGAAAGACAAGGAAGACGTGAACATGATTGAAACGGAGGGAAGTGGGATGTTGTTTGACAGACCAACACAAATGTCTGACC ATGAGCTTCCTGGTCCATCAAACTTTTGCTGTGCATACAGTGACGAGAAGATTTTGAGCTGTAGCTGGGACTTGACAACAGATCTGACACAATACATCACTTACACGCTGTCTTACAAAACACACTCCAGTGCACT GACCGAGTGGCGATGTGTGGAGAAGGTGGAGGTCATGAATACAGGGAGTCTGTTGAGAATGGTCGGTCTTATCGACATCTTTGAACCTGGAGTACTGCAGGTGCAACTCACACCGACACCAGTAACCAGAGTCATCCGCGCTTATGAACACA TCCAGCCTTCACGTCCCACAGGTCTGAGTGTTGATCTCCGAGAAGAGGATTGGATCCTAAACTGGACACTACCGAAATATCGTACTATTCCTCTTTCATCTGAGCTCCAGTATTGGCGTATACTAACTCCT GAGGATGTAAAAATCATCTATCTTTCTGATCCAGTGATGGTATTTTCAATACCAGAACGTTCCCTCATGGGTTCCTCAGAGTACCGGGCTCGAGTTCGGTGCAGTGTGAGCACACGCAGACGTTCGGGACAACGTTACGCTGGATATCCCTCAGACTGGACCGATCCTGTCACCTGGACCACCCAGTCCG AGTCTTTTGCGCCCCGTCTGGTTGCGTGCCTTCTGTATTTCCTCATCGCGGCGCTCTCGGTTGCCTTTTCTATGTTAGTTTTCTTCATTCTGGTTGTCATGCAGAG AAGGCTTAGAGACTGGAGCGCTTCTCTTCCATCTCCTGTTCACAGCAAAGTCTCTGAG CATCCACAAAGCGATCTCCTGGTGAGCTGTAGAGAACTAAAGGATCCAGATATCACCAGCGTTCATATTGTGGATGTTCAACCTCAGTTCTCCTCAAT TGACTCTGAATCTGCCACGTTAGCTGATGGCAGCAACCACTGGAGTCAAACCACCGTTGTGCATGTTGGTGAATCTTCACGTCTTTGTACTTTTGGGAATGTTATGGGAATAAACCTCACGCAGTTTGACAATGCACTCCTAACTCACGCATTCAGTCTCAGCGACGCAGTTCTCCAATGTTCAGAGGGTTACACGCAGAATCCTGACACtacccagaatgctttgcaccTGAATGCTGAAATGAATGACAGGTACATGAATTGTCTAAAGCCTGGTTTGAGCTCAACCCAAGGAAAGAAAACACCTGTTCACCCCATACAGATTTAA
- the LOC135741039 gene encoding cytokine receptor common subunit beta-like isoform X1 — protein sequence MLVMVTKFFMYPTTSPCLTLTVFLTSVTWTSTLTGCPRQINFTSESSALESLECRNDYRTHIRCSWKENPHIPLSLFHMDPDNKRVDPCVLTPDPSQNSTGHERVFCLYNTSLFAIGFDDVFFFHTPHSPAISRTFKLSKHNDTKWIFNRLDVISSPMYSSVAYVKSLLTADPIRHHDQQQTKVDINREAEEKREMKIHTGSTLKDKEDVNMIETEGSGMLFDRPTQMSDHELPGPSNFCCAYSDEKILSCSWDLTTDLTQYITYTLSYKTHSSALTEWRCVEKVEVMNTGSLLRMVGLIDIFEPGVLQVQLTPTPVTRVIRAYEHIQPSRPTGLSVDLREEDWILNWTLPKYRTIPLSSELQYWRILTPEDVKIIYLSDPVMVFSIPERSLMGSSEYRARVRCSVSTRRRSGQRYAGYPSDWTDPVTWTTQSESFAPRLVACLLYFLIAALSVAFSMLVFFILVVMQRRLRDWSASLPSPVHSKVSEVRQHPQSDLLVSCRELKDPDITSVHIVDVQPQFSSIDSESATLADGSNHWSQTTVVHVGESSRLCTFGNVMGINLTQFDNALLTHAFSLSDAVLQCSEGYTQNPDTTQNALHLNAEMNDRYMNCLKPGLSSTQGKKTPVHPIQI from the exons ATG CTGGTAATGGTAACCAAATTTTTCATGTATCCAACAACCTCTCCttgtttgactctgactgtattCCTGACCTCTGTTACGTGGACATCTACACTTACAGGATGTCCTCGACAGATCAACTTCACATCAG AATCCTCTGCTCTGGAGTCTTTGGAGTGTCGTAATGACTACCGTACTCATATCCGCTGTAGCTGGAAGGAAAATCCCCATATTCCCCTCTCTTTGTTTCACATGGACCCGGACAACAAAAG AGTTGATCCCTGTGTCCTGACTCCCGACCCTTCCCAGAATTCCACTGGGCATGAGAGAGTGTTTTGTCTTTATAACACATCTCTGTTTGCCATTGGCTTTGATGATGTGTTTTTCTTTCATACGCCACATTCTCCTGCCATCTCCAGAACCTTCAAACTCTCAAAACACA atGACACGAAGTGGATTTTTAACCGGCTGGACGTTATATCATCTCCCATGTATTCAAGCGTTGCTTATGTGAAGTCTCTTCTGACTGCCGACCCCATCAGACATCATGACCAACAACAAACA AAAGTAGACATTAATCGTGAAGCAGAAGAGAAGCGAGAGATGAAAATTCACACTGGATCAACATTGAAAGACAAGGAAGACGTGAACATGATTGAAACGGAGGGAAGTGGGATGTTGTTTGACAGACCAACACAAATGTCTGACC ATGAGCTTCCTGGTCCATCAAACTTTTGCTGTGCATACAGTGACGAGAAGATTTTGAGCTGTAGCTGGGACTTGACAACAGATCTGACACAATACATCACTTACACGCTGTCTTACAAAACACACTCCAGTGCACT GACCGAGTGGCGATGTGTGGAGAAGGTGGAGGTCATGAATACAGGGAGTCTGTTGAGAATGGTCGGTCTTATCGACATCTTTGAACCTGGAGTACTGCAGGTGCAACTCACACCGACACCAGTAACCAGAGTCATCCGCGCTTATGAACACA TCCAGCCTTCACGTCCCACAGGTCTGAGTGTTGATCTCCGAGAAGAGGATTGGATCCTAAACTGGACACTACCGAAATATCGTACTATTCCTCTTTCATCTGAGCTCCAGTATTGGCGTATACTAACTCCT GAGGATGTAAAAATCATCTATCTTTCTGATCCAGTGATGGTATTTTCAATACCAGAACGTTCCCTCATGGGTTCCTCAGAGTACCGGGCTCGAGTTCGGTGCAGTGTGAGCACACGCAGACGTTCGGGACAACGTTACGCTGGATATCCCTCAGACTGGACCGATCCTGTCACCTGGACCACCCAGTCCG AGTCTTTTGCGCCCCGTCTGGTTGCGTGCCTTCTGTATTTCCTCATCGCGGCGCTCTCGGTTGCCTTTTCTATGTTAGTTTTCTTCATTCTGGTTGTCATGCAGAG AAGGCTTAGAGACTGGAGCGCTTCTCTTCCATCTCCTGTTCACAGCAAAGTCTCTGAGGTGAGACAG CATCCACAAAGCGATCTCCTGGTGAGCTGTAGAGAACTAAAGGATCCAGATATCACCAGCGTTCATATTGTGGATGTTCAACCTCAGTTCTCCTCAAT TGACTCTGAATCTGCCACGTTAGCTGATGGCAGCAACCACTGGAGTCAAACCACCGTTGTGCATGTTGGTGAATCTTCACGTCTTTGTACTTTTGGGAATGTTATGGGAATAAACCTCACGCAGTTTGACAATGCACTCCTAACTCACGCATTCAGTCTCAGCGACGCAGTTCTCCAATGTTCAGAGGGTTACACGCAGAATCCTGACACtacccagaatgctttgcaccTGAATGCTGAAATGAATGACAGGTACATGAATTGTCTAAAGCCTGGTTTGAGCTCAACCCAAGGAAAGAAAACACCTGTTCACCCCATACAGATTTAA